The following proteins are co-located in the Billgrantia tianxiuensis genome:
- a CDS encoding LysR substrate-binding domain-containing protein produces the protein MIKLSEIDVNLLVVFDLLYQEQNTQRVALRLGLTQPAVSHALKRLRILLGDELFERTSKGLMPTPLATRLHPPIAEALARLQETLNRPEDFDPAVSERTFNIAMTDIGEIVFLPRLLQRLAREAPGIALSTVRSQQEDLKREMEEGRIDLAIGLIPQLGAGFYQQGLFVQRYVCLMRADHPLAAGEFDLDAFAAAQHAVVVARGTGHGIVEEQLARSRISRPIRLELPHFAAVPYIVSSTDLVVTVTDKLTEATRERFRLAVREHPVPFPEIPINLFWHRRFHQDAGNRWLRGLIFEMFAE, from the coding sequence ATGATCAAGCTGTCGGAAATCGACGTGAACCTGCTGGTGGTGTTCGACCTCCTCTACCAGGAGCAGAACACCCAGCGGGTGGCCCTGCGCCTCGGCCTCACCCAGCCCGCGGTCAGCCATGCCCTGAAGCGACTACGCATCCTGCTCGGCGACGAACTCTTCGAGCGCACCTCCAAGGGCCTGATGCCGACGCCGCTGGCGACCCGCCTGCATCCGCCCATCGCCGAGGCCCTGGCCCGGCTGCAGGAAACCCTCAACCGACCGGAGGACTTCGACCCGGCGGTGAGCGAGCGCACCTTCAACATCGCCATGACCGACATCGGCGAGATCGTTTTCCTGCCTCGCCTGCTCCAGCGCCTGGCCCGGGAGGCGCCGGGCATCGCCCTGAGTACGGTGCGCAGTCAGCAGGAGGACCTGAAACGGGAGATGGAAGAGGGACGGATCGACCTGGCCATCGGCCTGATTCCCCAGCTCGGCGCCGGTTTCTACCAGCAGGGGCTCTTCGTGCAGCGCTATGTCTGTCTGATGCGGGCCGACCATCCCCTGGCAGCGGGAGAGTTCGACCTGGACGCCTTCGCCGCCGCCCAGCATGCCGTGGTGGTGGCCCGGGGCACCGGCCATGGCATCGTGGAGGAGCAGTTGGCCCGGTCCCGCATCAGCCGACCGATCAGGCTCGAGCTGCCCCACTTCGCCGCGGTGCCCTATATCGTCAGCAGCACCGACCTGGTGGTGACCGTCACCGACAAGCTGACCGAGGCAACCCGAGAGCGGTTCCGGCTGGCGGTGCGCGAGCACCCCGTGCCCTTCCCCGAGATTCCGATCAACCTCTTCTGGCACCGGCGATTCCATCAGGATGCCGGCAATCGCTGGCTGCGCGGGCTGATCTTCGAGATGTTTGCCGAGTGA
- a CDS encoding 3-hydroxyacyl-CoA dehydrogenase yields MKFQDNTFIVTGGASGLGEATARALHDAGGNVVIADLNAERGEALAKELNARSATDRALFQRTDVTSEADAQAVVTLAVDTFGGLQGLINCAGVGDPAKVVDRHGEPLPLEAFSRIVNINLLGSFNMLRLAAAAMAKGEPQADGERGVIINTASVAAYDGQIGQPAYAASKGGIVAMTLPIARELARHGIRVMTIAPGLFKTPLMEALPEEAQQSLAASIPFPNRLGEPGEFARLACHIVDNPMLNGETIRVDGAIRMAPR; encoded by the coding sequence ATGAAGTTCCAGGACAATACCTTCATCGTCACCGGCGGCGCCTCGGGGCTGGGAGAAGCCACCGCGCGCGCCCTGCACGACGCCGGCGGCAACGTGGTGATCGCTGATCTCAATGCCGAGCGCGGCGAGGCGTTGGCGAAAGAGCTGAACGCCAGGAGCGCCACCGACCGCGCGCTGTTCCAGCGCACCGACGTCACCAGCGAAGCCGATGCCCAGGCCGTGGTGACGCTGGCCGTGGACACCTTCGGTGGCCTGCAGGGGTTGATCAACTGCGCCGGAGTCGGCGACCCCGCCAAGGTGGTCGATCGCCACGGCGAGCCCCTGCCGCTCGAAGCCTTCTCGCGCATCGTCAACATCAACCTGCTGGGCAGCTTCAACATGCTGCGCCTGGCCGCCGCCGCCATGGCCAAGGGCGAGCCCCAGGCCGACGGCGAGCGCGGGGTGATCATCAACACCGCCTCGGTGGCGGCCTACGACGGCCAGATCGGCCAGCCCGCCTATGCGGCGTCCAAGGGCGGCATCGTCGCCATGACCCTGCCCATCGCCCGGGAGCTGGCGCGCCACGGCATTCGCGTCATGACCATCGCCCCGGGGCTGTTCAAGACCCCGCTGATGGAGGCGCTGCCGGAAGAGGCGCAGCAGTCCCTGGCCGCGTCCATCCCCTTCCCCAACCGGCTGGGCGAGCCTGGCGAATTCGCGCGCCTGGCCTGCCATATCGTCGACAACCCCATGCTCAACGGCGAAACCATTCGAGTAGATGGGGCGATCCGTATGGCACCAAGGTAA
- the salA gene encoding salicylate 1-monooxygenase, protein MVSNLQPKRLSIGIVGGGIGGVAFAVALSRDPGLDVHLFEAAERFSEIGAGVSFGPNAVRAIQLLGLENSYRRIADASPAPFEDVWFEWRRGRDDAYLTASLAPGCGQSSVHRADFLDAIVANLPEGIAHFGKRCIEVQQNGEGATARFDDGTSFTADILIGYDGIKSAVREHVLPPARYGDLGPFWSGTYAYRGMIPTTQLGAALEEQGADRRLALVPQMYLGPDRHILTFPVKQSELINVVAFVTDRTTPNPRLPEGEEWVKAVAQQEMLEVFEGWGAASQAILACIPEPTRWALHELPELPFYHRDRVLIVGDAAHAMVPHQGAGAGQALEDAYVLASLLTDQACTRQNAQQALAAFEAVRHARACRVQRTSHEAGDLYEYSAPGIGADEARLAADLETRFDWLWNHDLRNDVAAARVRLGWESVASFATA, encoded by the coding sequence ATGGTATCCAACCTCCAACCAAAACGCCTTTCCATCGGCATCGTCGGTGGCGGCATCGGCGGCGTGGCCTTCGCCGTGGCCCTGTCGCGGGATCCCGGCCTCGACGTGCACCTCTTCGAGGCCGCCGAGCGTTTCTCCGAGATCGGTGCCGGCGTCTCCTTCGGGCCCAACGCCGTGCGGGCCATTCAACTGCTCGGGCTGGAGAACTCCTACCGCCGCATCGCCGATGCCTCCCCGGCGCCCTTCGAGGACGTCTGGTTCGAGTGGCGGCGCGGCCGCGACGACGCCTATTTGACCGCCTCCCTGGCCCCCGGCTGCGGGCAGTCCTCGGTGCACCGGGCCGACTTCCTGGACGCCATCGTCGCCAATCTGCCCGAGGGCATCGCCCACTTCGGCAAGCGTTGTATCGAGGTGCAGCAGAATGGCGAGGGCGCCACCGCACGCTTTGACGACGGTACCTCCTTCACTGCCGATATCCTGATCGGCTACGACGGCATCAAGTCGGCGGTGCGCGAACACGTGCTGCCGCCGGCCCGGTACGGTGACCTTGGCCCGTTCTGGAGCGGCACCTACGCCTATCGCGGCATGATTCCCACCACGCAACTGGGGGCGGCGCTGGAAGAGCAGGGCGCCGACCGGCGGCTGGCGCTGGTACCGCAGATGTACCTCGGGCCAGATCGCCACATTCTGACTTTTCCGGTCAAGCAGTCCGAGCTGATCAACGTGGTGGCCTTCGTCACCGACCGCACCACCCCCAATCCCCGGCTGCCCGAGGGCGAGGAGTGGGTCAAGGCCGTGGCCCAACAGGAGATGTTGGAAGTCTTCGAGGGCTGGGGCGCCGCCTCCCAGGCCATCCTGGCGTGCATTCCCGAGCCGACCCGCTGGGCTTTGCATGAGCTACCGGAGTTGCCCTTCTATCACCGCGACCGGGTGCTGATCGTAGGGGACGCGGCCCATGCCATGGTGCCCCACCAAGGGGCGGGGGCCGGCCAGGCCCTGGAGGACGCCTACGTGCTGGCCAGCCTGCTGACCGATCAGGCCTGTACCCGGCAAAACGCCCAGCAAGCACTGGCGGCCTTCGAAGCGGTCCGCCACGCGCGCGCCTGCAGGGTGCAGCGTACCTCTCATGAAGCAGGGGACCTCTACGAGTACAGCGCTCCGGGTATTGGCGCTGACGAGGCACGGCTCGCCGCCGATCTGGAAACCCGTTTCGACTGGCTCTGGAACCATGACCTACGGAATGACGTGGCTGCGGCCAGAGTGCGCTTGGGGTGGGAGTCGGTGGCCTCTTTCGCAACGGC
- a CDS encoding acyl-CoA dehydrogenase codes for MLDYQAPLRDMQFILEELAGLERIGELPGCEDASPDLVSAVLEEAGKFAAGVLAPLNTVGDRQGCRLEGERVVTPEGWQAAYDRFREAGWIGLSLPPEHGGQGLPKLVSTPVWEMWFASNMAFAMLPQLNVGQTEALMIAASEEQKATWLAKIVSGEWAATMNLTEPQAGSDLAATRMRAEPEGDGAYRLFGQKIFISYGEHELTPNIVHLVLARLPDAPPGVKGLSLFLVPKYLLDERGEPGPRNDIRCIAIEHKMGIHGSPTCTLSYGDDGGALGYLVGEPHQGLATMFVMMNEARFNVGVQGVALGERAYQAALAYARERVQGRDIVTGEVGLPILAHPDVKRMLVSMRARLMAMRGLLYSAAGWFDLARHHPDAEVADKHRHYVDLLMPVAKGWCTEVGNDLCDEAIQVFGGMGFVEETGVAQLFRDARVITIYEGTTGIQANDLLGRKILREDAATLRELIADIRQTAGRLDGHEHLNDLAQPLHDQATLLDGTVDWLLAHQADTAKLYAGAVPLLHLLGIACGAWQMARLALAAETRRAAGEGDPDYLTGLSELARFYLATQAPQAQAHGHTLRHAGAVLARFPERGL; via the coding sequence ATGCTCGATTACCAAGCGCCGCTGCGCGATATGCAGTTCATCCTCGAGGAGCTGGCCGGTCTCGAGCGGATCGGCGAGCTGCCCGGCTGCGAAGATGCCTCTCCGGATCTGGTCAGCGCCGTGCTGGAAGAGGCCGGCAAGTTCGCCGCCGGCGTGCTCGCGCCGCTCAATACCGTCGGCGACCGCCAGGGCTGTCGCCTGGAAGGTGAGCGAGTGGTCACCCCCGAGGGCTGGCAGGCGGCCTATGACCGGTTCCGCGAGGCCGGCTGGATCGGCCTCTCCCTGCCCCCTGAGCATGGTGGCCAGGGGCTGCCCAAGCTGGTCTCCACCCCGGTGTGGGAGATGTGGTTCGCCAGCAACATGGCCTTCGCCATGCTGCCCCAGCTCAACGTGGGCCAGACCGAGGCACTGATGATCGCCGCCAGCGAGGAACAGAAGGCCACCTGGCTCGCAAAGATCGTCAGCGGCGAATGGGCTGCCACCATGAACCTCACCGAGCCCCAGGCCGGCTCCGACCTGGCCGCCACGCGCATGCGCGCCGAGCCCGAGGGCGACGGCGCCTACCGCCTGTTCGGCCAGAAGATCTTCATCTCCTACGGCGAACACGAGCTCACCCCCAACATCGTGCACCTGGTGCTGGCCCGGCTGCCCGACGCCCCGCCGGGGGTGAAAGGCCTGTCGCTGTTCCTGGTGCCCAAGTACCTGCTCGACGAACGGGGCGAGCCGGGGCCGCGCAACGACATTCGCTGCATCGCCATCGAGCACAAGATGGGCATCCACGGCAGCCCCACCTGCACCCTCAGCTACGGCGACGACGGCGGCGCCCTGGGCTATCTGGTGGGCGAGCCGCACCAGGGTCTGGCCACCATGTTCGTGATGATGAACGAGGCCCGCTTCAACGTGGGCGTTCAGGGCGTGGCACTGGGTGAGCGCGCCTACCAAGCCGCCCTCGCCTACGCCCGAGAGCGCGTGCAGGGGCGCGATATCGTCACCGGCGAAGTCGGCCTACCGATCCTCGCCCACCCCGACGTCAAGCGCATGCTGGTGTCGATGCGCGCCCGGCTGATGGCCATGCGCGGCCTGCTCTACAGCGCCGCCGGCTGGTTCGACCTCGCCCGCCACCACCCCGATGCCGAGGTCGCCGACAAGCATCGCCACTACGTCGACCTGCTGATGCCGGTGGCCAAGGGCTGGTGCACCGAGGTGGGCAACGACCTGTGCGACGAGGCGATCCAGGTGTTCGGCGGCATGGGCTTCGTCGAGGAGACCGGGGTCGCCCAGCTGTTCCGCGACGCCCGTGTCATCACCATCTACGAGGGCACCACCGGCATCCAGGCCAACGACCTGCTAGGGCGCAAGATCCTGCGTGAGGACGCCGCCACCCTGCGCGAGCTGATCGCAGATATTCGTCAGACGGCCGGTCGGCTCGACGGTCATGAACACCTGAACGACCTGGCGCAGCCGCTCCACGACCAGGCCACCCTGCTCGACGGAACCGTCGACTGGCTGCTGGCCCACCAGGCCGACACCGCCAAACTCTACGCCGGCGCTGTGCCCCTGCTGCACCTGCTCGGCATCGCCTGCGGCGCCTGGCAGATGGCCCGTCTGGCGCTGGCCGCCGAAACCCGCCGCGCAGCAGGCGAAGGCGACCCCGACTACCTGACAGGGCTGAGCGAACTGGCCCGCTTCTATCTCGCCACCCAGGCACCCCAGGCTCAGGCCCATGGCCATACCTTGCGCCACGCCGGTGCAGTGCTGGCCCGCTTTCCCGAGAGAGGGCTGTGA
- a CDS encoding crotonase/enoyl-CoA hydratase family protein has product MTETLVKTTLDDSIYTITLARPEKRNAVSDHLLSALEEALVATPKETRVIILAAEGKHFCAGLDLAEHQHREPFGVVQHSRGWHRIFDRLQNGGIPVVTAMQGAVIGGGLELATATHVRVAESSTVYQLPEGRHGIFVGGGASVRVAGIIGPGRMCEMMLTGRVMAAEEGQRLGLSHYVVGEGESLDKARQLASRIAENAPMANWAMVSAISRIDNMSSDDGLFVESLTAALTQTSPEVAERIGSFFKKKGQGPRT; this is encoded by the coding sequence ATGACCGAAACACTCGTCAAGACGACTCTGGACGACAGCATCTACACCATCACGCTGGCACGGCCGGAGAAGCGTAACGCCGTCAGCGATCACCTGCTAAGCGCTTTGGAAGAGGCACTGGTTGCCACCCCGAAAGAGACCCGGGTCATCATTCTTGCGGCCGAAGGCAAGCACTTCTGCGCCGGCCTCGACTTGGCCGAGCACCAGCATCGCGAGCCCTTTGGCGTGGTGCAGCACTCCCGTGGCTGGCATCGCATCTTCGATCGGCTACAGAACGGTGGCATTCCGGTAGTCACCGCCATGCAGGGCGCGGTGATCGGCGGCGGCCTGGAGCTTGCCACCGCCACCCATGTACGGGTCGCCGAATCCAGCACCGTTTATCAGTTGCCGGAAGGACGCCACGGCATCTTCGTCGGTGGCGGCGCCTCGGTGCGGGTCGCCGGCATCATCGGCCCCGGCCGCATGTGCGAGATGATGCTGACCGGTCGCGTCATGGCTGCCGAAGAGGGCCAGCGCCTCGGACTTTCCCACTACGTGGTCGGCGAGGGAGAGAGCCTCGACAAGGCCCGCCAGTTGGCCTCCCGCATCGCCGAGAACGCGCCCATGGCCAACTGGGCCATGGTTTCCGCCATCTCGCGCATCGACAACATGTCCAGCGACGACGGCCTGTTCGTCGAGTCGCTGACCGCCGCCCTGACCCAGACCAGCCCCGAGGTCGCCGAGCGCATCGGCAGCTTCTTCAAGAAGAAGGGCCAGGGCCCACGCACCTGA
- a CDS encoding DsbA family protein — MTAPTRLIYLFDPQCGWCYGAAVVMERLLERAEHDVQLVPTGLFAGEGAFAMNDGFAAHAWAADQRIARLTGQPFSDAYRDGVLGNREWRVDSGPATLALTAVRLTEPTREFAALHALQRARYVEGRNNADPAIVASVLESLDLADAARRFHAQDDELITSNQARIAEGKAWMRRVGANGVPTLVVSDEKGARVVNSSALYGDVDTLESALKVNV; from the coding sequence ATGACCGCCCCTACTCGCCTCATCTACCTGTTCGATCCACAGTGCGGCTGGTGCTACGGTGCGGCAGTGGTAATGGAAAGGCTGCTGGAACGAGCCGAGCACGATGTCCAACTGGTCCCCACCGGGCTCTTTGCCGGCGAGGGCGCCTTTGCCATGAATGATGGCTTCGCCGCTCATGCCTGGGCGGCCGATCAGCGCATCGCGCGACTCACCGGCCAGCCATTCAGCGACGCCTATCGCGATGGGGTATTGGGTAACCGTGAGTGGCGGGTCGATTCCGGACCGGCAACGCTGGCGCTCACCGCCGTACGCCTGACCGAACCAACCCGGGAGTTCGCCGCGCTTCACGCCCTCCAGCGCGCACGCTATGTCGAAGGTCGCAACAACGCCGATCCGGCCATCGTGGCCTCCGTGCTGGAGTCGCTGGACCTGGCAGACGCGGCACGCCGCTTCCACGCGCAGGACGACGAGCTGATCACGAGCAACCAGGCACGGATCGCCGAGGGCAAGGCGTGGATGCGCCGCGTCGGCGCCAACGGCGTTCCCACCTTGGTCGTCAGCGATGAAAAAGGCGCTCGCGTGGTGAACTCGAGCGCCCTCTACGGCGATGTCGACACGCTAGAATCGGCGTTGAAAGTGAACGTCTAG